Within the Echinicola sp. 20G genome, the region GATGACTTAGGCTTTGAAACCCTTGGAATTAATGGTAGTGAAAGTTATGAGACTCCTCACCTAGACATGATGGCAAAAGCGGGAATGAATTTTACCCAGTGCTACTCTATGCCCCTTTGTACGCCCAGCCGGGTGCAACTCATGACAGGAAAGTATAATATCCGAAACTACATTGGTTTTGGCTTATTGGATCCAAATGAACAGACTTTTGGTGATTATCTAAAAGAAGCGGGCTATGATAATTTTATCGCCGGTAAATGGCAACTATATGGAAATAACCACCAAAGACAATTGGCGGGAAACAGAGAAGGCTCACTGCCAGAAGAAACTGGTTTTGAGGATTATTGCCTCTGGCAAGTCAAACAGCTTGGAAGCAGGTATAAAGATCCTCTACTCAGCAGTCCAGAAGGAGACAAAGTATATGAAGGAGAGTTTGGCCCGGACATATTTGTAGACCAAATTATTGACTTCATAGGTCAAGAACGCCAAAATCCATTTTTTGTCTACTTCCCTATGGCACTAACCCATGACCCTTTCGTTCCCACGCCAGACAATCCCAGCTTTTCTACTTATGATGCCAAAAGTAAAACCAATGACCCACAATATTTTAAGGAGATGGTTCACTACATGGACAAACTCATTGGAAAAATTATCAGTGCAGTAAATCAAAATGCAGAAAACACCTTGGTCATTTTTATTGGTGATAATGGAACAGATCATGATGTGACTTCTGTACAAAACGGTTTAAAAGTCACAGGCGACAAAGGACACACTACACTGGCAGGTACCCATGTGCCCATGATTGCCTATTGGAAGGATAAAATCAAAGCAGATCAGGTTAACCAGAACCTTATTGACTTTACTGACTTCGTCCCCACACTACTGGATGTGTCAGGTTATAAAAAGAGTGAAAGACCATTTACAGATGGTATAAGTTTTTACCCACAACTTCTCAATCAAAAGGCTCAGGAAAGACAATGGGTCTATTGCTACTATGACCCAAATTGGGGAAACTTTGAAAAAAGCATATTTGTACATGATCAAAAGTGGAAGCTTTACGAAAATGGTAGCATTTATAATCTCCAAGAAGACCCACTTGAAAAAGCACCATTGGATAAATCAAGCTTAAATAAAAAAACGCTTAGAAAGATAACAACATTCCAAAAAGTACTTGATCAATTTACCACTGCAGAAAGTCATTAATGAATCCCAATCATTAAGCCATTTTTAGTATTCCAAAAAGAAAATCACATCAATTACCAACTAAGTAGATGGGGTATACTGGAATAAAAACATTAAAACACCATAGGTCTTAAGTCCTAAATTTTATATATTTATTAAATAATATTGAATTAATAAAATTAGGCCATTTGCTTATTTTATGAAATTTTCATTAAATTTCACTTAAAAATATAAGTTTATATTGGTTTATAACAAGATGTCAGCTGTTAGATTGGCTGAGGTAAAACCCAAAAAAACGATAGTTATAAAATTTAGAAATTGGCAATCCTCTATTTTTTTGCTTGATTTGTGTTCTTGTCAGTTTCAGGCTACAAAATGTTTAAGACCAAAACTGGCATTTATTGCCCTTACATTATGGAAAAGAAGAAGAAAATCTCAACCAAACAAAGAATTTTAAGTGAAGCCATAAGACTATACAATGAACATGGTGCGCACAATATAACGAGTAGACACATTGCTGCCGAACTTGGTATCAGTCATGGCAATTTAGATTATCATTACAATAACCGTGAGGCTATCCTTCTCGCTATTTATAAGCAAATGAGAGAAGAAATGACAAGCTCTTATCAGGAAAAAAGTAATAATGGCAATTCTTCTTTTGATCATTTCCACCTTTTACTGATGCACTTAGAAAGGTTCCAGATGAAATACCGCTTTTTCAACCTGGATGTCTTGGAAATGTCCAGGTCTTATCCCGAAGTGAGCAAATTATTGAAAGAGACCATAGAACTCCGGAAAGAGCAAATGTCAAAGATGTTTAAAAGCTTTGTGGGTGATGGACTTTTGGAGGACAAAAGTAATATCGCTATCATCAGACTTCAACATACCATTCGCATCATCATTACTTTTTGGCTCTCTCAGCGTGAAGTACTTACTGGATACAGGTTCAATGAAAAGGGAGAAATGACCAAGCACATTTGGGACCTATTGATTCCATATATGACAGAAAAAGGCCTAGAGGAGTACAAGCATACCATTGAAAAATATAGCGAAGAGCTTGAGGAAATAGAATAATTTTCCATAGCCAAAGAAGCAAAAGGGGCAAATGTATTTTGCCCCTTTTGTTTTTCATCATAATTACCGCATTACCAATTTACCCTTTGTCTGCTTTTTGATTCTTTTGAAGGAGCTTTAGTTTGGGTTTAATATACTTTTGACAAAAAGGGGCATCAGGTCGACTATGGTAATAATTTAACAAATCAGCCGAATTTCGTCTAAATGAGACAAAGGGTAAGATATGGGTAATGATATTTCCAGACCAAAGTTGCTGCAATTCCTCCAAATCCTTTTGGACCACTTCATGCTGTTTGGGGCTGAACACGTAAATCGCTGATCGGTATTTTTCTCTCATACTATGTTCAGAAGTACAGCTATGCGTCAGTAAGTGGGATTTGATTAATTGATAAAGAGAAATGATCTGAGGATCGAAATCTACCAAGACAGCTTCCGAAAAGCCACTTTACTTACCCGACGATGCAATCCACCCTTGGTCTACATTTACCACTCCCTCGATGGACTGAAACACCGCTTCTGTGCACCAATGGCATCCGCCACCAAATCCCATTTTCTCCGTCATCGATTTGAAAGTATTATTCTTATTGATTCCTTCTTAATGGTCTTACCATGTTAAAGATCTGTCCTTCTGGATTCCTACAGGCAAAATAAACATGGCTTGGCTGTCCATTTTGAATGAGAACTTGCGGTCTTTCCAACTTGGGTAAATTCACTTTTTCTCCATTTGAAAACGTAATATTTCGACTATAAGCAATCGGGTTTTCCGAGGTCTTCCACACCAAGCCATCTTCTGAACTGGCTAAAAACCCAGCACCGGACTCACCTGTAATCGCCTCATTCATACATTTGGCGAGCATATGGTATTTACTGCCATCGTACCAAATATAAGGATCTTCTACATCTGAACTGATGGGAAGAAGTTTGATTTGGTTATCTTCCCCCTTCCTTTCATAGGGCCCCCAATAATGACTAGCTGTAGCCACGCCAAAATTCATCGTCCTATTTTGGTTTCTGGCTGGATAAGGAACTGGAGCACTTTTATAGATCAACAAAACACTGCCATCTTCAT harbors:
- a CDS encoding TetR/AcrR family transcriptional regulator, whose translation is MEKKKKISTKQRILSEAIRLYNEHGAHNITSRHIAAELGISHGNLDYHYNNREAILLAIYKQMREEMTSSYQEKSNNGNSSFDHFHLLLMHLERFQMKYRFFNLDVLEMSRSYPEVSKLLKETIELRKEQMSKMFKSFVGDGLLEDKSNIAIIRLQHTIRIIITFWLSQREVLTGYRFNEKGEMTKHIWDLLIPYMTEKGLEEYKHTIEKYSEELEEIE
- a CDS encoding sulfatase-like hydrolase/transferase, producing the protein MRTLLLLLFLCFTLKSQAFQTSNDRRPNIILIMADDLGFETLGINGSESYETPHLDMMAKAGMNFTQCYSMPLCTPSRVQLMTGKYNIRNYIGFGLLDPNEQTFGDYLKEAGYDNFIAGKWQLYGNNHQRQLAGNREGSLPEETGFEDYCLWQVKQLGSRYKDPLLSSPEGDKVYEGEFGPDIFVDQIIDFIGQERQNPFFVYFPMALTHDPFVPTPDNPSFSTYDAKSKTNDPQYFKEMVHYMDKLIGKIISAVNQNAENTLVIFIGDNGTDHDVTSVQNGLKVTGDKGHTTLAGTHVPMIAYWKDKIKADQVNQNLIDFTDFVPTLLDVSGYKKSERPFTDGISFYPQLLNQKAQERQWVYCYYDPNWGNFEKSIFVHDQKWKLYENGSIYNLQEDPLEKAPLDKSSLNKKTLRKITTFQKVLDQFTTAESH